The Solidesulfovibrio fructosivorans JJ] DNA segment TTTTTTTTTGCGAACGCCGAAGAGGGCACCGCCAGGGCTACACCTGCGAGCCGCGCAAAAGGTGCCGCACGAACACCCGGCCGGCCCGGACGTTTCGCGCCATCTCGCCCGGTGAAACCAGGGAGGAAACGGCCCGCTTCAGCAGAAAGGACGGCCGCAGGTAGAAGCGGCGCCGGGCCAGATCGCAAAGCCGCACCAGCTCGCGCGGCCCGAGGGTCTCGTTTCGCACCACGCAGTTGTGCAGGCCCTTGGGCGTGAGCCAGTCACGCCAGGTTTCGGCCGTGATGTGCCCCCGGGCGGCGTATTCGGCGTAGGCCTCGGTGCCGGGGTAGACCATGACCGGGTAGAACTGGGCCGTGTCCGGAGCCAGTTTGATGGCGAAATCGATGGTGGCCATGATGGACTCGCGGGTATCGCCCGGAAAACCGAAGATGAAGCAGCCGTGGACCTTGATGCCGGCGGCCTTGGCGTCAGCCCGGAAGCGTTCCATGCGTGCGGCCGTAAGGCCTTTTTTCATGGAGGTAAGGGCGGTGGGATCGGCGGATTCGAAGCCCACGCACACTTGCCCGCAACCGGCCCGGCCCATGGCGGCGAGGAGATCGGGGGCCAGATCGGCCCGGCTGTTGGCCGACCACTCGAAACGCAGCCCCCGGCGCATGATGGCGGCGCAAAAGGCCTTGCAGCGCGCCCGGTCGGCCGTCAGCGTGTCGTCCTCGAAAAAAACCGTGCGCAGGCCCGGAAAATGCTCCAGGCTCCAGGCCACTTCGTCGAGCACGTCCTCGATGGGCCGGTAGCGGGCCTTGCGCCCGGTCAGCGTCTGGGGATGCAGGCAAAACGAACAGCGAAACGGGCAGCCGCGCGAGGTGGAAAGCGTCACCATGGGCGGCTTGGCATTGGGGTTGAAATAGCGGCGGATGTCCAGGTGGCGCTTGTAGACCGGGGCCACGGGCGGAAGTTTTCCCAGGTCCTCGATGTAGGGCCGGTCGGGATTGTGGACCGCCACGCCGGACTCGTCGACAAAGCTCAGGCCCTCGATTTTGGCCAGCCGCTCCTCGGTCGCCGGGCCGCTTTCCAACACCCGGGCCAGTTCCAGCACCGTGGCGTCGTATTCGCGCCGGGCCACGGCGCAAACAGCCCCGGGAACGCTCGTCAGCACGTCTTCCGGCAAGGCCGAGGCATGGGGCCCGACCAGGACCGTGAAAACCCCGGGCAGGACGCGGCGCAAGGCGGCGGCGGCGGCAATGTCGGCGTCGATGCTCGGCGTCGCGGTGTCGATGACGGCCAGGACCGGACGCAGGCGCTCGGCCCGGGCGATGACGGCCGGCAGGTCGAGTCCGGCGGCCGGGGCGTCGAGCAAGTCCACGTCGTAGCCGTCGGCCTCGAGCAGGGCCGTGGCCTGGGCCAGGAACAGCGGAAAATACAGCGTGCCGGACTTGGTGACGGCCGGGGAACGCTGGGGCCGGGAAAAATCAGGCAGAAAGGGGGGATTGAGAACCAGCACGGGTATGGCGGGGGTCATGATGGCGCGCGCCTCCGAGGCGGATGATGGAACATGCGCCATGATAGGCGAAGGGGCGCTTTGGGGCAACCGGCCCGCGCAACCGAAACGGCCTTTCGAAAGAAGGGAACGCCGCCGGCCGGCCGGCGGCCGGCCACACGGTGGATCTTGACGATGTCGGTGTGGAAGCCGCCGGGCTTCTGGCCTTTCTTTCGGCGGAACAGGGCGTGAAGGCAAGCTTTCCCGTGCCGGCCACGTCCACGATGGTCTCGGCCAGGGTGAGAAAATCCGACGGCGCGTCATGGCCGATGTTGAAGACCTCGCCCTCGGCCTCGGGACAGGCTCCCTCACCCATAACCGTCCCTTGCCATCGGTCGCGTCTGCGGCCACACTGCGCCGTCGGCCCGCGTTCCCCCCGGGCGGCCCGGAACACGTCATGAAAGTACCGCTGTTAAACGTTCCCGACGCCAGTGTGGGCAAGACCAACGACAGCTGGGTCCTGGAAGCCACGGATATCGGGGAGGTTCCACCCATGGATATCCTGTATCCGGCCGGCATGCTGCGGGTCCGGCGGGCAAGTGAGCTGGTCCTTTTCGCCAAAGGCGCGCTGCCCCTGCTCGGCATCAAGGGCTACCATCGCAAACGCCATAAGGAAGGCGAAAGCCGCTTTGGCGCCCCCACTCAAACGGAGAACCGATGAATCCGGGCAGTGCCGCCGGCCATACGCATCCTCCCCCACCGCCCGTTTTCGCCGACCATGCGTCCGCCGAACCTTCCCGCAGGCTTTTCTGGCTGCTTTTCGGCCTGATCCTGGCCGGCTCCCTGGCCTTGCGCCTTTACAATGTGGGCACGCCCCAGCTGTGGGAGGACGACTACCTCAACCTCGACCGGGCGTTGATGACCCCGGCCCAGCTCATCGCCATCCAGCAATATCAGGGGCCGGCGGACACCATTTTCGACTTCCAGCCGCCGCTGTCCTACCTGCTCGTCCACGCCGCCCTGGCCGTGTCCAAGACCACCCTGGCCGCCCGCGTGCCTTCCATCATCGCCGGCATGCTTTCCATTGTGGCCATCGGGCTGCTCGGCGCGCGCACAGGCGGCCGCAAGGCCGGGCTGGCCGCCGCCGCCATGGCCGGGTTGTCCCTGTTTCATCTGGATTTCTCCCGGGCCATCAAACTCTATGCCCTGTTTTTGTGCGCCTTGTCCTTTTCGGTATATTTTCTCGTGCGCTGTCTGGAGGCGAAATGTACCCGGCGTGCGGCCTGGCTGGCGGGATACGCCGCGGCCACGGCGGCCATGCTGACCACGGCCTACCAGGGCGTGCCGGTGCTTTTGGCCGAAGGATTATGCGTGTTGGGCCTGTATGCGGCCCGGAAGGGGGTTTTCAGCGGAACCGATCGCAACTGGCGGCTGGGGCAGTTCCTCATGGCCGCCGACGCGGCCGTGCTCGTCTGGCTGCCCCTGGCCCCGGGGCTTCTGTTCGTGCGCGAGTTTCTGGACAATCCACAGGTCGATCCCTGGCAGGGCCTTGGCGGAACGTTTTTCACCAACGTCCTCAACGGACTCTATTACCAGCACGCGGTGGTGCCGCTGGTCAGCACGCTGCTGCTTATCGTCATGACCCTTCTCGGCCTGCTGGTCGGCCGGCGCGCGCCGGTCCTGCTGCTGACCGCCGTCGGTTTTTTCCCCGCCTTGGCCATACTTTCCAGCCACTCGGACCTGCGGCCCATCGTGTCCTGGCGGCACCTGATCAGCCTGTTTCCGGGACTGACGGTTTTCGCCGGCGCGGGCGCGGCCGCGACGGCCGACATTGTGGCCGGCTACGTGGCGAAAAAGGCGCGCGTCGCCACGGCCTTGTGCGTCACGACCGCGCTTTGCGCCGTGGCCATGGGACCGGGGCTCACCCGCATCCGCGACGACGCCTCCCGCACCCTGTCCAACGACCGGGACCTGTTTCGCTACATAAGCCGTTTGCCCGTGACCTGGACCGGATTGACGTTTACCGGCTATAAGCGAAACACCAAGACCTTCGCCGCCGGGTGGCACCTGCCCGGGCGTTTTCCCGGCCCGGGCGACTTCTCCGGCCCGGGCTACGGCCGCACCCTGGTCGTGGACACCTTCACCGCCCCGTCCCAACGTCTGCGGGCCAAACCGCGCGGCACGCTGCTGGCCTCCTGGGGCACCGGCATCTTCAAGACCCGCGTCGCCCTGGACGGGCTGCCCCGCCGCGCGCCCCTGCTGCTGGCCCCGGACGCCGAGGGCGAGGCCGCCTACGGCGACGATTTCCGCGATTGGCGCTATTACCGCGACGCCTTTGCCTCGCGCAATTTTACCGTGGACACGGAAGTGGGCCTGCTGCGCCCGACCCGCTACGAAAAGCCGGCCATGGCCGTGTGGCGCTTCGACCTGCCCCCGGGCAGCGCCGGGGCGACCGTGCGGGCAAGCGTGGCCGCGGCGCTGTACAAACGCCATCCCGACAAGCCGGCGGATTCGCTCCTTTCCATCGCGGCAAGCGGCGACGGCAAAACATTTACGCCCCTGGCCGTCTTGTCCCACGCGGATTTCCTTATGCCCGACGGCACGCCGCGCACGCAAAAAAGGCGTTTTTTCGAGGAGATGGGCTTTTACCACGAATGCCGCGAAGCCGTTGCCCGCCTGGATCTGACGCCCTTTGCCGCCACCGGCACGGTCTACGTGCGCGTGACCTACGCGCCGGGCGTGCGCGAGGGCTTTCTCAACGTGGCCGGACTGGCCGTGACGGCGGAATTCCCCGAAAAAAACCGGCCCCAGGTCGAGCCCCTGGCCTTTTACGCCGCCAACCTGGCCAAAAACTGCGCCGCGCCGGCCTACGCGCCGGACCGCCATCTCCTCGGCCAAACCGCCTACGTTTTTGCCGCGCCGGAGCATCCCGAACTGGCCGCGCGCCTGCCCGGAGGGGAGGTCGTGGGCTCCCCGGCCGCACTGACCGCCTTCACCGCCGCCCACCCGGATCTCGCCCCGGCCTATGTGCTGCGCGACGCCTCGGGCGCGCCGGCGGTCATCGTCCACGACCCGGCGCTTGGCCCGGACGGCGACGCGCCCCGCCTTTCCGGGTCCAAAGCCCACGCCGTCCTGGACGTGGCCGAAAAAAAACCTTTCGAGGTGGGCACGGCCTGGTTATGGGGCAGGATCGACGCGCCGACGCTTACCATCGGTTCGACCGGTCTGGCCGTCCCGGTCTCGGCCCCGGCCGGGTCGGTGCTGCGCCTGACGCCCAGCGGCAAGGGACTCCTCGCCTTCAGCCCGAATTTCGACCCGCCGGATTTCACCGACGCGCCCAACGCCCATTTCCGCAACATGGCGGCTTCCACATCCTATCCGGAATATGCCGGCGGCGTGACCTGCCGCCCCGGCACCGTCTGCTCCTTCGACTACGTCATCGTCTCCGGCCTGCCCATGACCGAACTGCGGCTGATGACCTATCCCCGGCTCTACGGCGATCCCGGGAGTCCGGGAAGTTGCCGGGTCTCGGTTTCCACGGACGGCAAACGGTTCCGGACGTTGATCGATTTTCGCCGCATGGAAAAAAACGTCTGGTCGCCCATGTTCACCCGGCGCTTCGCCCGGCTGCGCTTCGACAAGCCGGCCACCTTCGTCACGGTGCGCTTTTCGCTTTTCGCCAATGCCAGCGCCGAATTCTGGTCGCCGACGCGGCCCATCGACCGCATGATGGTGGAGGCGGA contains these protein-coding regions:
- a CDS encoding B12-binding domain-containing radical SAM protein, coding for MTPAIPVLVLNPPFLPDFSRPQRSPAVTKSGTLYFPLFLAQATALLEADGYDVDLLDAPAAGLDLPAVIARAERLRPVLAVIDTATPSIDADIAAAAALRRVLPGVFTVLVGPHASALPEDVLTSVPGAVCAVARREYDATVLELARVLESGPATEERLAKIEGLSFVDESGVAVHNPDRPYIEDLGKLPPVAPVYKRHLDIRRYFNPNAKPPMVTLSTSRGCPFRCSFCLHPQTLTGRKARYRPIEDVLDEVAWSLEHFPGLRTVFFEDDTLTADRARCKAFCAAIMRRGLRFEWSANSRADLAPDLLAAMGRAGCGQVCVGFESADPTALTSMKKGLTAARMERFRADAKAAGIKVHGCFIFGFPGDTRESIMATIDFAIKLAPDTAQFYPVMVYPGTEAYAEYAARGHITAETWRDWLTPKGLHNCVVRNETLGPRELVRLCDLARRRFYLRPSFLLKRAVSSLVSPGEMARNVRAGRVFVRHLLRGSQV
- a CDS encoding glycosyltransferase family 39 protein — translated: MNPGSAAGHTHPPPPPVFADHASAEPSRRLFWLLFGLILAGSLALRLYNVGTPQLWEDDYLNLDRALMTPAQLIAIQQYQGPADTIFDFQPPLSYLLVHAALAVSKTTLAARVPSIIAGMLSIVAIGLLGARTGGRKAGLAAAAMAGLSLFHLDFSRAIKLYALFLCALSFSVYFLVRCLEAKCTRRAAWLAGYAAATAAMLTTAYQGVPVLLAEGLCVLGLYAARKGVFSGTDRNWRLGQFLMAADAAVLVWLPLAPGLLFVREFLDNPQVDPWQGLGGTFFTNVLNGLYYQHAVVPLVSTLLLIVMTLLGLLVGRRAPVLLLTAVGFFPALAILSSHSDLRPIVSWRHLISLFPGLTVFAGAGAAATADIVAGYVAKKARVATALCVTTALCAVAMGPGLTRIRDDASRTLSNDRDLFRYISRLPVTWTGLTFTGYKRNTKTFAAGWHLPGRFPGPGDFSGPGYGRTLVVDTFTAPSQRLRAKPRGTLLASWGTGIFKTRVALDGLPRRAPLLLAPDAEGEAAYGDDFRDWRYYRDAFASRNFTVDTEVGLLRPTRYEKPAMAVWRFDLPPGSAGATVRASVAAALYKRHPDKPADSLLSIAASGDGKTFTPLAVLSHADFLMPDGTPRTQKRRFFEEMGFYHECREAVARLDLTPFAATGTVYVRVTYAPGVREGFLNVAGLAVTAEFPEKNRPQVEPLAFYAANLAKNCAAPAYAPDRHLLGQTAYVFAAPEHPELAARLPGGEVVGSPAALTAFTAAHPDLAPAYVLRDASGAPAVIVHDPALGPDGDAPRLSGSKAHAVLDVAEKKPFEVGTAWLWGRIDAPTLTIGSTGLAVPVSAPAGSVLRLTPSGKGLLAFSPNFDPPDFTDAPNAHFRNMAASTSYPEYAGGVTCRPGTVCSFDYVIVSGLPMTELRLMTYPRLYGDPGSPGSCRVSVSTDGKRFRTLIDFRRMEKNVWSPMFTRRFARLRFDKPATFVTVRFSLFANASAEFWSPTRPIDRMMVEADLDARSLPPVRITPGETPLRLSGAPDNDLRLTFDPNQPGIERVWPGE